Proteins from a genomic interval of Pseudomonas asplenii:
- the yaaA gene encoding peroxide stress protein YaaA, translated as MLMVISPAKTLDFETPPVTKRYSQPQYLDHSQELIEQLRLLSPAQISELMHVSDKIGGLNAARFGSWTPAFSPENAKQALLAFKGDVYTGLNAEDFSDADFDFAQTHLRMLSGLYGLLRPLDLMQPYRLEMGTRFANGRGKDLYAFWGTRISEWLNEALSAQGDDVLLNLASNEYFSAVKRTALNARIINTEFRDQKNGQYKIISFYAKKARGMMARFVIRERITHPDQLKAFDEQGYCFSAELSQPDNLVFLRDQPPQ; from the coding sequence ATGCTGATGGTGATTTCCCCCGCCAAGACCCTCGATTTCGAAACACCACCGGTGACGAAACGCTACAGCCAGCCACAATACCTCGATCATTCCCAGGAACTGATCGAACAACTGCGCCTGCTGAGCCCGGCACAGATCAGCGAGCTGATGCATGTTTCCGACAAGATCGGCGGCCTCAACGCCGCACGCTTCGGCAGTTGGACCCCGGCCTTCAGCCCGGAAAACGCCAAGCAGGCCCTGCTGGCCTTCAAGGGCGATGTCTACACGGGCCTCAACGCCGAGGATTTCAGCGATGCCGATTTCGACTTCGCCCAGACGCACCTGCGCATGCTTTCCGGCCTCTACGGCCTGCTGCGCCCCCTGGACCTGATGCAACCCTACCGCCTGGAAATGGGCACCAGGTTCGCCAACGGCCGGGGCAAGGACCTCTATGCCTTCTGGGGTACGCGCATCAGCGAATGGCTCAATGAAGCCCTGAGCGCACAAGGGGATGATGTGCTGCTGAACCTGGCGTCGAACGAGTACTTCTCGGCAGTCAAACGCACAGCGCTGAATGCCCGCATCATCAACACCGAATTCCGCGACCAGAAGAACGGCCAGTACAAGATCATCAGCTTCTACGCGAAAAAGGCTCGCGGCATGATGGCCCGTTTCGTGATTCGTGAACGCATCACCCATCCAGATCAACTGAAGGCGTTCGACGAACAAGGCTACTGCTTCAGCGCAGAACTCTCCCAACCGGATAACCTGGTGTTTCTGCGCGATCAGCCGCCGCAATAA
- a CDS encoding polysaccharide deacetylase family protein, protein MRFLLLCSALLACLSATAAPNDVATLDRSTWPEQLSSPALFDVASRAEILTFAHALLVSEMTDEAALKQRLGLKQINLASINRVRARLWLRLLQNYNFAQQSCEQDASFCYYVEDMDSLREQAGKFRVPEDSFYMRWAEPSRVFHERYLDELLRMAALFPQTSSEIALFGEPERNGEAFHDRLFLLTFDGGPSAPLDSTGELAEYLRRQKMNGLFFVLGGALQARVDKSSIMAVRDLYKEQCVGVEGWQYRSHSHWQDWQDSVQRSAALAQSVLPDNYLPLFRPPYGQRQPDSGAFFTKQGLQVVLWDIDSADATGKLTAEQSAQRVMTLMLLWRRGVIVFHDSQDKALAALPWLLRQTAESGLGWRDCNDAFR, encoded by the coding sequence TTGCGTTTTCTTCTTTTATGTTCGGCCCTGTTGGCCTGTCTGAGCGCGACGGCGGCGCCGAACGACGTTGCGACGCTGGACCGCAGCACCTGGCCCGAGCAACTGAGCAGCCCGGCCCTGTTCGATGTTGCCTCGCGGGCGGAAATCCTCACCTTTGCCCATGCCTTGCTGGTCAGTGAAATGACTGACGAGGCGGCGCTCAAGCAGCGTCTGGGGCTCAAACAGATCAACCTGGCCTCGATCAACCGGGTGCGTGCGCGTCTCTGGCTGCGTCTGCTGCAGAACTACAACTTTGCCCAGCAGAGTTGCGAGCAGGACGCATCGTTCTGTTATTACGTCGAGGACATGGACAGCCTGCGTGAGCAGGCCGGCAAGTTCCGGGTGCCGGAAGACTCCTTCTATATGCGTTGGGCCGAGCCGAGCCGGGTGTTTCATGAGCGCTACCTGGACGAACTGTTGCGCATGGCCGCGCTGTTTCCCCAGACCAGCAGCGAGATTGCCTTGTTCGGCGAGCCCGAGCGTAATGGTGAGGCGTTCCACGACCGGCTGTTCCTGCTGACGTTCGATGGCGGTCCGAGCGCGCCGTTGGACAGCACTGGCGAGTTGGCCGAGTACCTGCGCCGACAGAAAATGAATGGCCTGTTTTTCGTCCTGGGTGGCGCTCTGCAGGCGCGGGTGGACAAAAGCTCGATCATGGCTGTGCGCGATCTCTATAAAGAGCAGTGCGTGGGCGTCGAGGGCTGGCAGTACCGTTCTCACAGTCACTGGCAGGACTGGCAGGATTCGGTCCAGCGTAGCGCTGCGTTGGCGCAGAGCGTGTTGCCGGACAACTATCTGCCGTTGTTCCGTCCCCCCTACGGCCAGCGCCAACCGGACAGCGGGGCGTTTTTCACGAAGCAGGGGCTGCAGGTGGTGTTGTGGGATATCGATTCGGCCGACGCGACCGGCAAGCTGACCGCCGAGCAGTCGGCCCAGCGGGTGATGACCCTGATGCTGTTATGGCGCCGGGGGGTAATCGTGTTCCACGATTCCCAGGACAAGGCCCTGGCTGCATTGCCCTGGCTGCTGCGGCAGACGGCCGAGAGCGGTTTGGGGTGGCGCGATTGCAACGACGCGTTCAGATAA